gaagtctgcagattttcaatgtaaagcgctgcaggcaaaaacacaatgcattttcaCCGCAGTTTTTCGAACAACACTTTTTTCACCATTAGACATTCATGGATTATCttcttagcattgtaatgcattgcattagtgatcagaccccctggggttcaacacacctaggaggtctaataaatgcaaaaaaaaaattaaaaaaaaagttaaaaaaaatataaaaaaatataaaaagtattaaaagttcaaatcacccccctttccctagaacaaatataaaagtagttaaaaactgtgaaacacatacatattaggtatccccgcgtccgaaatcgcccgctctacaaatctataaaaatatttttcctgttcggtaaacgccgtagcaggaaaaatagtcaaaagtgccaaaccgccgttttttcactgttttaattctgataaaaatttgaataaaaagtgatcaaagcaataacatttcccgaaaatggtagaactaaaaagtacacccggccccgcaaaaaaagacgccctatacatccccgtacacgcacgtataaaaaagttacggccgtcggaatatggcgacttttagaaaaaaaattttttaacaccgttttggaattttttttaggggtcaaaatgtaaataaaaccatataaatttggtatccctggaaccgtaccgaaacacagaatataggggacatgtcattttggctgcacagtgaacgccgtaaaaccaaagcccgtaagaaagtcgcagaaatgcattttttcttcaaatccaccccattctgaatttttttcctgcttcccagtacattatatagaataattaatggtggcatcatgaagaaaaaattgtcccgcaaaaattaagacctcacatgactctgggagcggagaaataaaaaagttatggggtttagaaggaggggagtcaaaaacgaaaaacgaaaatcaaaaaatgccatcggcgggaaggggttaaagatagaATATCAATTAATAGCCACAGAAATCCCAtttaaggctaaagctccactgGGGGGAACCGTAGAAAGGCTATgctgaaaatcctaaggaattatggtcctctgctatttaagCTGGGGCCGGAagcgctgcgatttgcccgcagtggaaacgctgcgggaaaaatcgcggcattttacagtacttgcaaagtggatggaattcctgcaaatcccatgcccactttgtggaaataatcgcagcgcggacacgctgcaatttccaaaaccgttgcagttttgaaaatcacagcatgtcaattatatctacggaaacgccagagacattctcgtagatataatggtaagagaaagtccacggaggaaaactccgtgagcATTCTAGTGTGGCGGTTCCGgaccgtgggaccttagcctcaaccaagcaaagcagtgagtttttgtctgcggattttgatgcttttctgcTGAGTTTCCGTAACACATTTATCATTCTCCGTTTTTACTGCGGTTTTCACactttccatagaaatctatggagggaaaatctCAGTGTTTCCGCAATTATAATTGACGATGTAacgtggcgctcattctgacacgtaaacatgtgtcagagtgaacgcttcaaaaaagaatcccattgacttcaatgggtgacgtcttacgcgcgctacacattgaaatcaatgtgttaaaaatcCTCCcgctgcgttacatcgtgggaacgggccctaaaaTGCAGAGCTACGTTTTTGAAACGAAGGGCCttggccttagactaaggccccatgttgtagaaatgcagcattttttctggTGCAGAAACACGGCAAAAAAGACCGCTGCTTTTTAAAGTAccatcaaagtgaatgagattccagctaattccatctacacattgtgtaaaaaaataaataaatgggaaaatatggggggaaaaaaaacactgtggaggaAAAAAGCACtgtgaaaaagctgtgtttttgaaaaacgcagcatgtcaattttaattGCAAAAATGCTTTGTGTTTTCCCTATAGCcaaagaaaaactgaaaagaaaaacacagcaaaacacgctatggaaaaaaaatgtaatgcttttagctgcgtttccgtaatgtggggggCTCAGCTTAAATTATCCAATTTATTATCCAATTATTATTTCCAATATAAAACAATTTAAAGTACTAATTTTTATACCAAAGTACATTATTGGTGACACAGATATGTGTTGAAGTTTTGTGTTGCATTAACATTAATATAATTTTTCATGGTAGATTCAAGATTTGAAGATGAAAGTGTTAGATTTGCGTGGGAAGTTTAAAAGACCAGCCTTACGCAGAGTGAGAGTATCAGCTGATGCTATGCTTCGCGCACTACTTGGCTCAAAACACAAGGTGTCAATGGATCTACGTGCTAACTTAAAATCTGTGAAGAAGGAGGACACAGAGAAGGTAGTAATATTTTAAATAacttaaataatttttttcttttattatgtaCAAATTAGcaaaatacatataatacatgtaatataaataTTGTGGTAATAATATTCACGGAACAAAAAAATGAAGGGAACActaaattgatttcaatgggtagcacgcgcatgccagcacccattcaagtcaatgggatctgggtttttcgcgctcactctgaacgagttttacgttcagaatgaacggagcgtaactccgtagCTCAtcatatacttagtgtgaatgcaccctaacacgttAAAATATCTTGTTTTGAAAAATTAGGTGTTAATTGTGTTCCCATTAATTAGGAGCGTCCAGTGGAAGTCAGTGATTGGCGAAAGAATGTGGAAGCAATGTCTGGCATGGAGGGCAGAAAAAAGATGTTTGATGCAGCAAAGTCTCCTACTGCACAATAACAAGGTGAACTCCTGTAGTCAACTGCGCTTGGTAATGCATTTCATAATTTGGTTTTATTTAAAGTTTATTTTAAAAGGTTTTCATTTAAAACATCTACCATTTTCAGCAAAATATATGTCTTAGATCAGTAAGGGCtcgtgcacacagagttaacgagagcgtattttagcataatacacatgtatagaatacacgtgtaaaaataacactcccattgacttc
This sequence is a window from Leptodactylus fuscus isolate aLepFus1 chromosome 2, aLepFus1.hap2, whole genome shotgun sequence. Protein-coding genes within it:
- the TNNI1 gene encoding troponin I, slow skeletal muscle, producing the protein MLAKAKEAWDQEHVNTQEEKQRYLSERVTHCNTHGLGLAALQALCQELHEKVGIVDEERYDIEAKVLHNTREIQDLKMKVLDLRGKFKRPALRRVRVSADAMLRALLGSKHKVSMDLRANLKSVKKEDTEKERPVEVSDWRKNVEAMSGMEGRKKMFDAAKSPTAQ